One window of Halopelagius longus genomic DNA carries:
- a CDS encoding DUF7472 family protein has translation MEIEAEMRRKIVASVVAVGFFIALIIGLGVTFGDGATGTGGLALVGAISLFIVAMGALGLWLDG, from the coding sequence ATGGAAATCGAAGCGGAGATGCGTCGCAAGATAGTCGCCTCCGTCGTGGCGGTCGGGTTCTTCATCGCGCTTATCATCGGTCTCGGCGTCACGTTCGGTGACGGAGCGACGGGCACCGGCGGACTCGCCCTCGTCGGCGCCATCTCGCTTTTCATCGTGGCGATGGGCGCTCTCGGTCTCTGGCTGGACGGGTAA
- a CDS encoding DUF7474 family protein, giving the protein MPQFDYPCPDCRATNSLHDADCQFEGTPWPDVEKAYTDVVAHLSAGTTDEDDLSSLVHGEWDALHRAAMERLKRDGRVDDSNGVLRLLTAEEFREEVSVPSREPMKTLYRHGSYPGCHDNAVFAMIAWYEMVGLSWSETRENVADWLRESGSWSRGGFEEATPEQLVDKKRHVYEAGYGWKEKAESAKRVIDRHR; this is encoded by the coding sequence GTGCCGCAGTTCGACTACCCGTGTCCCGACTGCCGGGCCACGAACAGCCTCCACGACGCCGACTGCCAGTTCGAGGGGACGCCGTGGCCGGACGTCGAGAAGGCGTACACCGACGTGGTCGCCCACCTCTCGGCGGGAACGACGGACGAGGACGACCTCTCTAGCCTCGTCCACGGCGAGTGGGACGCGCTCCACCGCGCGGCGATGGAGCGACTGAAGCGCGACGGGCGCGTCGACGACTCGAACGGCGTCCTCCGCCTCCTGACGGCCGAGGAGTTCCGCGAGGAGGTGTCGGTCCCGTCGCGGGAACCGATGAAGACGCTCTACCGCCACGGGAGCTACCCCGGCTGTCACGACAACGCCGTCTTCGCCATGATCGCGTGGTACGAGATGGTCGGCCTCTCGTGGTCCGAGACCCGCGAGAACGTCGCCGATTGGCTCCGAGAGAGCGGTTCGTGGAGCCGCGGCGGGTTCGAGGAGGCGACGCCCGAGCAGTTGGTGGACAAGAAGCGCCACGTCTACGAGGCGGGGTACGGCTGGAAGGAGAAGGCAGAATCCGCAAAGCGGGTCATCGACCGTCACCGGTAG
- a CDS encoding queuosine precursor transporter produces MSDRGPATGQVVLIGLFVTALVTAQLSASKLLAFGLPLSLPVTGDSVVLPGAALAYALTFFASDCYSELYGRRAAQVMVNVGFAMNFVLLALVWGTIFAPAADPEFGAQFRSVIAPGTNIVVGSLLAYVVSQNWDVVVFHRIREATGGSMLWLRNIASTATSQAIDTVIFVTVAFLVAPTVLGFGEAVPTGVALSLIVGQYLLKLLIALVDTPFVYGVVALFGGDRANASDDAWAVE; encoded by the coding sequence ATGAGCGATAGGGGACCGGCGACCGGTCAGGTCGTCCTCATCGGACTGTTCGTCACGGCGTTGGTGACGGCGCAGTTGAGCGCCTCGAAACTGCTGGCGTTCGGCCTGCCCCTCTCGCTTCCGGTGACGGGCGACAGCGTCGTCCTCCCCGGGGCGGCGCTGGCGTACGCGCTCACCTTCTTCGCCTCCGACTGCTACTCGGAACTGTACGGCCGCCGGGCGGCGCAGGTGATGGTCAACGTCGGCTTCGCGATGAACTTCGTCCTCCTCGCGTTGGTGTGGGGGACCATCTTCGCCCCCGCCGCAGATCCCGAGTTCGGCGCGCAGTTCCGGAGCGTCATCGCGCCGGGGACGAACATCGTCGTCGGGAGCTTGCTGGCCTACGTCGTGAGCCAAAACTGGGACGTGGTGGTCTTCCACCGCATCCGGGAGGCGACCGGCGGGTCGATGCTGTGGCTCCGCAACATCGCCTCGACGGCGACGAGTCAGGCGATAGATACGGTCATCTTCGTCACCGTCGCCTTCCTCGTCGCGCCGACGGTACTCGGCTTCGGCGAGGCGGTGCCGACGGGGGTGGCGCTGTCGCTTATCGTCGGGCAGTACCTCCTGAAACTGCTCATCGCCCTCGTGGACACGCCGTTCGTCTACGGCGTCGTCGCCCTGTTCGGCGGCGACCGGGCGAACGCGTCGGACGACGCGTGGGCGGTCGAGTAA
- a CDS encoding formate/nitrite transporter family protein: protein MSDPREERAEELAEEADATEAVKEAQAEAKNRGEQTPERAILEEQITNAMNELRRPASGLFLSAFSAGLDIGFGPLLMAAVFTLVSEAWSDPLTSIVLANLYSVGFIFVVLGRSELFTEHTTLAVLPVLDGRASISDLGHLWGVVYVGNVVGGVIFASIAVTVGPEFGIADTAAFVELARGLTQHSLWGLMTAAVLAGWLMGLLSWLVAAAQETISRTFFVWLIATTIGLAHLPHCIAGNVEVLMGLLAGSEVGFFAYGRFLAVSTVGNAVGGSVFVALLKYGHVVRGGPGV from the coding sequence ATGAGCGACCCGAGAGAGGAGAGGGCCGAGGAGTTAGCGGAGGAGGCCGACGCCACCGAGGCGGTGAAGGAGGCGCAGGCCGAGGCGAAGAACCGGGGCGAGCAGACGCCCGAGCGGGCCATCCTCGAAGAGCAGATTACCAACGCGATGAACGAACTCCGTCGGCCGGCGAGCGGACTGTTCCTCTCGGCGTTCTCCGCCGGCCTCGACATCGGGTTCGGTCCCCTCCTCATGGCCGCCGTGTTCACGCTCGTGTCGGAGGCGTGGAGCGACCCCCTCACGAGCATCGTACTCGCGAACCTCTACAGCGTCGGGTTCATCTTCGTCGTCCTCGGTCGCTCGGAACTGTTCACCGAACACACGACGCTCGCCGTGCTGCCGGTGCTCGACGGCCGAGCGTCGATATCGGACCTCGGCCACCTCTGGGGCGTCGTCTACGTCGGAAACGTCGTCGGCGGCGTCATCTTCGCCAGCATCGCCGTCACCGTCGGCCCGGAGTTCGGCATCGCCGACACCGCGGCGTTCGTCGAACTCGCGCGGGGACTCACTCAGCACTCGCTGTGGGGGCTGATGACCGCCGCCGTCCTCGCGGGGTGGCTCATGGGACTCCTCTCGTGGCTGGTCGCCGCGGCGCAGGAGACGATTTCGCGCACGTTCTTCGTCTGGCTCATCGCCACCACCATCGGACTCGCGCACCTCCCCCACTGCATCGCCGGCAACGTCGAAGTGCTGATGGGTCTCCTCGCCGGGTCGGAAGTCGGATTCTTCGCGTACGGCCGGTTCCTCGCGGTATCGACGGTCGGAAACGCAGTCGGCGGGTCGGTGTTCGTCGCACTCCTGAAGTACGGACACGTCGTCCGGGGCGGGCCGGGCGTGTGA
- a CDS encoding DNA polymerase sliding clamp — protein MFKAIVSASTLRDALDSVSVLVDECKIRLNEDGLAIRAVDPANVGMVDLSLDAAAFESYEADGGVIGVNLSKLEDFVGMADSSQLVELELDEETRKLNIRIEGLSSTLALIDPDSIRQEPDIPDLDLAAEIVLEGAQLDRGIKAADMVSDHVRLRVDDVEEAFHIQAQGDTDDVDFELDAEDLIDLTAGQADSLFSLDYLKDMNKAIPKDAEVTVELGEEFPVKLHYRVAEGQGNVTYMLAPRIQSD, from the coding sequence ATGTTCAAGGCCATCGTCAGCGCCTCCACGCTCCGGGACGCGCTGGATTCGGTGAGCGTACTCGTCGACGAGTGTAAGATACGACTCAACGAGGACGGACTCGCGATTCGTGCCGTGGACCCCGCGAACGTCGGCATGGTCGATCTGTCTCTCGACGCGGCGGCGTTCGAGTCCTACGAGGCGGACGGCGGCGTCATCGGCGTCAACCTCTCGAAGCTCGAGGACTTCGTCGGCATGGCCGACTCCAGCCAGCTCGTCGAACTCGAACTCGACGAGGAGACGCGGAAGCTGAACATCCGCATCGAGGGGCTCTCCTCGACGCTGGCGCTCATCGACCCCGACTCCATCCGGCAGGAGCCCGACATCCCGGACCTCGATCTGGCCGCCGAAATCGTCCTCGAAGGTGCGCAACTGGACCGCGGTATCAAGGCCGCCGATATGGTCTCCGACCACGTCCGCCTCCGCGTGGACGACGTCGAGGAGGCGTTCCACATCCAAGCGCAGGGCGACACCGACGACGTGGACTTCGAACTCGACGCCGAGGACCTCATCGACCTCACCGCCGGACAGGCCGACTCGCTGTTCTCGCTGGACTACCTCAAGGACATGAACAAGGCCATCCCGAAGGACGCCGAGGTCACCGTCGAACTCGGCGAGGAGTTCCCCGTCAAGCTCCACTACCGCGTCGCGGAGGGGCAGGGCAACGTCACCTACATGCTCGCGCCGCGCATCCAGAGCGACTGA
- a CDS encoding DNA primase: MDPLHARYPFFGGARDAVREADISPAELIAEDAPAVERGLERVERALMEGTVEAEEPSRWDEREELLSYPIARILVSLVDTPAAVAKYAAAEAATARARFLRDFEADDDDLQSTRTRRASLDGVLSEFGLSDDVRPERDDDAPRGRDPTHYWVALGSYLTLQDADWGERWRLVNREVADGEVRVTRDELHRTLEEAVRRRVAEGLPFEVRGSPAGEEIADALEEEVSKLRDLLNDHDAAGSAAVETVVPALFPPCMKTLVRRVREGEAVAPHSEFSLVSFLVALGMDETEVTTLLNADDEDAERLETRVAYLADADGSQFAPPTCATLKAYGDCTDPDERCETISHPLSYYESAVRDAGDVRDWRETVAESE, from the coding sequence ATGGACCCGCTCCACGCGCGCTACCCGTTCTTCGGCGGCGCACGTGACGCCGTACGGGAGGCGGACATCTCTCCCGCGGAACTCATCGCCGAAGACGCGCCCGCCGTAGAGCGCGGGCTGGAACGGGTCGAACGCGCCCTCATGGAGGGCACCGTCGAAGCCGAGGAGCCGAGCCGGTGGGACGAACGCGAGGAACTGCTCTCGTACCCCATCGCCCGCATCCTCGTCTCCCTCGTCGATACCCCGGCGGCGGTGGCGAAGTACGCCGCCGCGGAGGCCGCCACCGCCCGAGCGCGGTTTCTCAGAGACTTCGAAGCCGACGACGACGACCTACAGAGCACGCGGACGCGTCGCGCGTCCCTCGACGGCGTCCTCTCGGAGTTCGGACTCTCCGACGACGTGCGCCCCGAACGCGACGACGACGCGCCGCGGGGGCGCGACCCGACGCACTACTGGGTCGCCCTCGGGTCGTACCTGACGCTTCAGGACGCCGACTGGGGCGAACGGTGGCGACTCGTCAACCGCGAGGTGGCCGACGGCGAGGTTCGCGTGACGAGAGACGAACTGCACCGGACGCTGGAGGAGGCGGTCCGACGGCGCGTCGCGGAGGGACTCCCGTTCGAGGTGCGCGGCAGTCCCGCGGGCGAGGAGATAGCCGACGCCCTCGAAGAGGAGGTGTCGAAGCTCCGCGACCTGTTGAACGACCACGACGCCGCCGGGAGCGCCGCCGTCGAAACCGTCGTCCCCGCCCTGTTCCCGCCGTGCATGAAGACGCTCGTCCGGCGCGTCCGGGAGGGCGAAGCCGTCGCGCCGCACTCCGAGTTCTCGCTCGTCTCCTTCCTCGTCGCACTCGGGATGGACGAGACGGAGGTGACGACGCTTCTGAACGCCGACGACGAGGACGCAGAGCGGTTGGAGACGCGCGTGGCGTACCTCGCGGACGCCGACGGGTCGCAGTTCGCGCCGCCGACCTGCGCGACGCTGAAGGCGTACGGCGACTGCACGGACCCCGACGAGCGCTGCGAGACCATCTCGCATCCGCTCTCCTACTACGAGAGCGCGGTGCGAGATGCGGGTGACGTCCGCGACTGGCGCGAGACGGTCGCAGAAAGCGAGTAG
- a CDS encoding SWIM zinc finger family protein has product MTHTRNTPASNTQSRPRRRAVRQKTTLPASGFVGRARRAREDPMAVRPLRDGRYVVETEGGTYVVDSDADTCTCPDSAIRDARCKHLRRVHIEIADGLVPAPDQRTAVCAVCGNRTYVPRFDSGPVLCDRHDHASGDLVRDRETKNLLVVLRATGDRADEARTDSDRTVADYDTNDDYGSHEPVFEAVYVESVPLEEDIAELRAKKRYLFPASRLVPVEPGFATEEVRRTLAGSHLGGESQTTQATLRLRT; this is encoded by the coding sequence ATGACGCACACACGAAATACACCCGCGTCTAACACGCAGTCTCGTCCCCGCCGCCGGGCGGTCAGACAGAAGACGACGCTTCCGGCGTCGGGCTTCGTCGGTCGCGCCCGCCGCGCCCGCGAAGACCCGATGGCGGTCCGCCCCCTCCGCGACGGCCGATACGTCGTCGAGACGGAGGGCGGGACCTACGTGGTAGACTCGGACGCCGACACCTGCACCTGCCCCGACAGCGCCATCCGCGACGCACGCTGTAAGCACCTTCGACGGGTCCACATCGAGATAGCCGACGGTCTCGTCCCGGCGCCCGACCAACGCACGGCGGTCTGCGCCGTCTGCGGCAACCGGACGTACGTGCCGCGGTTCGACTCCGGCCCCGTCCTCTGTGACCGCCACGACCACGCCTCGGGCGACTTAGTGCGCGACCGGGAGACCAAGAACCTGCTCGTCGTCCTCCGGGCGACGGGCGACAGGGCCGACGAGGCCCGAACCGACTCGGACCGAACCGTCGCGGACTACGACACGAACGACGACTACGGGTCGCACGAACCCGTCTTCGAGGCCGTCTACGTCGAGTCGGTCCCCCTCGAGGAGGACATCGCGGAACTCAGAGCGAAGAAGCGGTACCTCTTCCCCGCATCGCGCCTCGTCCCGGTCGAACCGGGCTTCGCGACGGAGGAAGTGCGCCGAACGCTCGCCGGGTCGCACCTCGGCGGCGAGTCGCAGACGACGCAGGCGACGCTGAGACTGCGGACGTAA
- a CDS encoding ribbon-helix-helix domain-containing protein: MAKISVEIPDELLADLDEHVGDDGKFVNRSDAIRASVRKTLDVLDEIDQRHGRLEDER, encoded by the coding sequence ATGGCCAAGATAAGCGTCGAGATACCCGACGAACTGCTCGCGGACCTCGACGAACACGTCGGCGACGACGGGAAGTTCGTCAACCGCAGCGACGCCATCAGGGCGTCGGTTCGAAAGACGTTGGACGTGTTAGACGAGATAGACCAGCGACACGGACGCCTCGAAGATGAGCGATAG
- the tatC gene encoding twin-arginine translocase subunit TatC, translated as MSSALDEDTQQTLAAGRETAGAMLRAAQKDLQKVFIVFLVGFLGTFYALRLVVWDFLKSVTEAQMSAHIQGNYDIIAQTPFDVILLQAKIGLVTGIILAAPVFLYFSRDALRERGAWPQSPVATWKLAFIVVTSAILFVVGVAYGYFVFFPFMFAFLAGNALSAGFSPTYSIVMWAQFIFLLTVSFGLAAQMPLAITGLSYAEIVPYETFRDKWRYAVVAIFVFGALFSPPDPFTQIMWALPLLFLYGGSLYLAKVVVTARRGSERISVPAVAKRRWNLLAGSAVVGGLLVYLFYERGGRTAFNGLLARFGSDYRVLEPGATLGLPPEVSLAVWAALGAAAFGIATLAYVVYAAIAESVDPLEAGLGDPSEIDVAGLDAAGVRAAPPEAFDDMTEDEAMAIAGQAVDEDDHEKAQAVLDRFDEAEERRESEADEDAPDVPEDAGTIEDRATRAGGTFLDELTEGEKDEDDIGGYYADLAFIFDSVTSKTFRIVAVFMLVLAGTFAWLYTGGIKTVYDNFLRSLPASVTPDEVINVVALHPVEALIFEVKFSTLVAALVTLPIVAYYAWPALRERNIVRQRRRNVFLWTGSLTAGLLGGFVLGYAYIAPTIISWLVHDAVTANMIIAYRITNFFWLIFFTTAGIGILADVPVAMVLLNSTGVSYQTMRNRWREVTVGVLAFAAVFTPAGIMTMFLVTVPLMVAYGIGLGVLLVVTLGGRRNLAPARGEDV; from the coding sequence ATGTCCAGCGCGCTCGACGAGGACACCCAACAGACGCTCGCGGCGGGACGCGAAACCGCCGGCGCGATGCTTCGAGCGGCGCAGAAAGACCTCCAGAAGGTGTTCATCGTCTTCCTCGTCGGCTTCCTCGGTACGTTCTACGCGCTCCGGTTGGTCGTCTGGGACTTCCTGAAGAGCGTCACGGAAGCGCAGATGTCGGCCCACATCCAGGGGAACTACGACATCATCGCGCAGACGCCCTTCGACGTCATTCTCCTGCAGGCGAAGATAGGGCTGGTGACCGGCATCATCCTCGCCGCGCCCGTCTTCCTCTACTTCTCCCGGGACGCCCTCAGAGAACGGGGCGCGTGGCCGCAATCGCCCGTCGCGACGTGGAAACTCGCCTTCATCGTCGTCACCTCCGCGATTCTGTTCGTCGTCGGCGTCGCCTACGGCTACTTCGTCTTCTTCCCGTTCATGTTCGCGTTCCTCGCCGGGAACGCCCTCAGCGCCGGGTTCTCGCCCACCTACTCCATCGTCATGTGGGCGCAGTTCATCTTCCTCTTGACCGTCTCGTTCGGCCTCGCGGCGCAGATGCCGCTCGCCATCACCGGCCTCTCGTACGCCGAAATCGTCCCCTACGAGACGTTCCGCGACAAGTGGCGCTACGCCGTCGTCGCCATCTTCGTCTTCGGAGCCCTGTTCTCGCCGCCGGACCCCTTCACGCAGATAATGTGGGCGCTCCCCTTGCTCTTCCTCTACGGCGGGAGCCTCTACCTCGCGAAAGTCGTCGTCACGGCGCGGCGCGGGAGCGAACGCATCAGCGTCCCCGCCGTCGCGAAACGGCGGTGGAACCTCCTCGCCGGGAGCGCCGTCGTCGGCGGACTCCTCGTCTACCTGTTCTACGAGCGCGGCGGCCGAACCGCGTTCAACGGTCTGCTCGCCCGGTTCGGGAGCGACTACCGCGTCCTCGAACCCGGGGCGACGCTCGGCCTCCCGCCGGAGGTGTCGCTCGCGGTGTGGGCCGCACTCGGTGCCGCCGCCTTCGGCATCGCGACACTCGCGTACGTCGTCTACGCCGCCATCGCGGAGTCGGTCGACCCCCTCGAAGCCGGCCTCGGCGACCCGAGCGAGATAGACGTCGCGGGGCTCGACGCCGCGGGCGTGCGCGCCGCGCCGCCGGAGGCGTTCGACGACATGACCGAGGACGAGGCGATGGCCATCGCCGGGCAGGCCGTAGACGAGGACGACCACGAGAAGGCCCAAGCCGTCCTCGACAGGTTCGACGAGGCGGAGGAGCGCCGCGAGTCCGAGGCTGACGAGGACGCCCCCGACGTGCCGGAGGACGCCGGCACCATCGAAGACAGGGCGACGCGCGCCGGCGGGACGTTCCTCGACGAGTTGACCGAGGGCGAGAAGGACGAGGACGACATCGGTGGCTACTACGCCGACCTCGCGTTCATCTTCGACTCGGTCACCTCGAAGACGTTCCGCATCGTCGCCGTGTTCATGCTCGTCCTCGCGGGCACGTTCGCGTGGCTCTATACGGGCGGCATCAAGACGGTGTACGACAACTTCCTGCGCAGCCTCCCCGCCTCGGTGACGCCGGACGAGGTCATCAACGTCGTCGCCCTCCACCCCGTCGAAGCGCTCATCTTCGAGGTGAAGTTCTCGACGCTCGTGGCCGCACTCGTCACCCTCCCCATCGTCGCCTACTACGCGTGGCCGGCGCTCAGAGAGCGGAACATCGTCCGCCAGCGTCGCCGGAACGTCTTCCTGTGGACCGGGTCGCTCACCGCCGGACTGCTCGGCGGGTTCGTCCTCGGGTACGCCTACATCGCCCCGACTATCATCTCGTGGTTGGTGCACGACGCGGTGACGGCGAACATGATAATCGCCTACCGCATCACCAACTTCTTCTGGCTCATCTTCTTCACGACGGCCGGAATCGGCATCCTCGCCGACGTGCCGGTGGCGATGGTGCTCCTGAACAGCACGGGCGTCTCCTACCAGACGATGCGGAATCGCTGGCGCGAGGTGACCGTCGGCGTCCTCGCGTTCGCCGCCGTCTTCACGCCCGCCGGCATCATGACGATGTTCCTCGTCACCGTCCCCCTCATGGTCGCCTACGGCATCGGCCTCGGCGTCCTACTCGTCGTCACCCTCGGCGGGCGGCGCAACCTCGCCCCCGCCCGCGGCGAGGACGTGTGA
- the hjc gene encoding Holliday junction resolvase Hjc: MSSNRKGDRRERELVNKLDEAGFAVMRAPASGSATERELPDVLAGNGDVFYAIEAKSSSGNPIYLTGEEVEALIYFAQNFGAKSRIAVRFDREEWYFFHPGDLYVTDGGNYRVKKETALAEGEPFDSFVGGPSQSRLTDVPEDGDDSDD; the protein is encoded by the coding sequence ATGTCTTCGAACCGCAAAGGGGACCGCCGCGAACGGGAACTCGTCAACAAACTCGACGAGGCCGGATTCGCGGTGATGCGAGCGCCCGCCTCCGGAAGCGCGACCGAACGCGAACTGCCGGACGTGCTCGCGGGGAACGGCGACGTCTTCTACGCCATCGAGGCGAAATCCAGTTCCGGGAACCCCATCTACCTCACGGGCGAGGAAGTCGAAGCGCTCATCTACTTCGCGCAGAACTTCGGGGCGAAGTCGCGCATCGCCGTCAGGTTCGACCGGGAGGAGTGGTACTTCTTCCACCCCGGCGACCTGTACGTCACCGACGGCGGCAACTACCGGGTGAAAAAGGAAACCGCACTCGCCGAAGGCGAACCGTTCGACTCGTTCGTCGGCGGGCCGTCGCAGAGTCGGTTGACGGACGTTCCCGAAGACGGGGACGATTCGGACGACTAG
- a CDS encoding 23S rRNA (uridine(2552)-2'-O)-methyltransferase → MARKDHYYNKAKQEGYRARSAYKLKQLDQDAGLFGPGNTVVDLGAAPGGWLQVAAEEVGPQGQVIGVDLQRIRDVEADTVETIRGDMTDEETKEKLRERVGEEGADVVISDMAPNMTGEYSLDHARSVHLARQAFEVALELLPAGGDLAVKVFDGPDVEDLRADMEEEFQYVRSIRPDASRDQSSEQYLVGKHRITAPVATGDEVEVTIDDVGSEGDGVAKVDGYTLFVPETEAGDEVRVRVTDLKPNFGFAEVLEE, encoded by the coding sequence ATGGCGCGCAAGGACCACTACTACAACAAGGCCAAGCAGGAGGGGTATCGCGCCCGTTCGGCGTACAAGTTGAAGCAGTTAGACCAAGACGCGGGGCTGTTCGGACCCGGAAACACCGTGGTGGACCTCGGGGCGGCCCCCGGCGGGTGGTTGCAGGTCGCCGCCGAGGAAGTCGGCCCGCAGGGGCAGGTAATCGGCGTGGACCTCCAGCGAATCCGCGACGTGGAGGCCGACACCGTCGAGACCATCCGCGGCGACATGACCGACGAGGAGACGAAGGAGAAACTCCGGGAGCGAGTCGGCGAGGAGGGCGCGGACGTGGTCATCTCCGACATGGCTCCGAACATGACCGGCGAGTACTCGTTAGACCACGCTCGCTCGGTGCACCTCGCCCGGCAGGCGTTCGAGGTGGCCCTCGAACTGCTCCCCGCGGGCGGCGACCTGGCGGTGAAGGTGTTCGACGGCCCGGACGTCGAGGACCTCCGCGCCGACATGGAGGAGGAGTTCCAGTACGTCCGCTCCATCCGGCCGGACGCCTCCCGCGACCAGTCCTCCGAGCAGTATCTCGTCGGCAAACACCGCATCACCGCCCCCGTCGCCACCGGCGACGAGGTGGAAGTCACCATCGACGACGTGGGGAGCGAGGGCGACGGCGTCGCCAAGGTGGACGGCTACACGCTGTTCGTCCCGGAGACGGAGGCCGGCGACGAAGTACGCGTCCGCGTCACCGACCTGAAGCCGAACTTCGGCTTCGCGGAAGTCCTAGAGGAGTAA
- a CDS encoding MFS transporter encodes MSTPEGASAGPGSPDAPPAESVAAPKRALAIVVGIVFVDLLGFGVVIPILPFYVRSFATSDVFIGLLAASYSMMQFLSAPLLGRVSDSRGRRPVLMLSLAGNTVAWTVFGLGTQVGLLFGTVPALATLFASRMLAGAMGGNIATAQAYIADVTPADRRAAALGLVGAAFGLGFVFGPAIGGVFASEEVVATARAVLPGFVPATRFSLPSFAAAFFSLVAFASAAAFLPEPDRIRSAANRTTLVGQFTDALSDPSLRAFVVSFFLVSVAFSGVQVMFIPYAADLYGYDETQTALLLSYVGVLSILNQGVVVGRLSRRYGERTVAVAGAAILAVALAALPFSHALGSVVPGVGGPAWLTAPVLALLLVLAGLSLGNSLLNVALSTLVSRSVPADRQGNAFGVTQGAGSLGRTVGPPSMAALYVLAYWSPFVAGAVLVVPVVAILAVGTARIARYGDDDGRREADAREK; translated from the coding sequence GTGAGCACACCCGAGGGCGCGTCCGCCGGTCCGGGGTCGCCCGACGCTCCGCCCGCGGAGTCGGTAGCCGCTCCGAAACGCGCCCTCGCCATCGTCGTCGGCATCGTCTTCGTCGATTTGCTCGGATTCGGCGTCGTCATCCCCATCCTGCCGTTCTACGTCCGGAGTTTCGCCACTAGCGACGTGTTCATCGGCCTGCTCGCGGCCTCCTACTCGATGATGCAGTTCCTCTCCGCGCCGCTTCTCGGGCGCGTCTCGGACTCCCGCGGCCGCCGTCCGGTGTTGATGCTGTCGCTCGCGGGCAACACCGTCGCGTGGACGGTGTTCGGGTTGGGGACGCAGGTGGGACTGCTCTTCGGCACCGTCCCGGCGCTCGCGACCCTGTTCGCCTCGCGGATGCTCGCGGGCGCGATGGGCGGCAACATCGCCACCGCGCAGGCGTACATCGCGGACGTGACGCCCGCCGACCGCCGCGCCGCGGCCCTCGGACTCGTCGGCGCGGCGTTCGGTCTCGGGTTCGTCTTCGGTCCGGCGATAGGCGGCGTCTTCGCCAGCGAGGAAGTCGTGGCGACGGCGCGGGCCGTTCTCCCCGGGTTCGTCCCGGCGACGCGCTTCTCGCTGCCGAGCTTCGCCGCCGCGTTCTTCAGTTTGGTCGCATTCGCGTCCGCCGCGGCGTTCCTCCCCGAACCCGACCGGATTCGCTCCGCGGCCAACCGGACGACGCTCGTCGGGCAGTTCACAGACGCGCTCTCTGACCCCTCGCTTCGCGCGTTCGTCGTCTCCTTCTTCCTCGTCTCCGTCGCGTTCTCGGGCGTCCAGGTCATGTTCATCCCCTACGCCGCGGACCTGTACGGATACGACGAGACGCAGACCGCGCTTCTTTTGTCCTACGTCGGCGTCCTCAGCATCCTGAATCAGGGCGTCGTCGTGGGCCGCCTCTCCCGTCGGTACGGCGAACGAACCGTCGCCGTCGCCGGCGCGGCGATTCTCGCCGTCGCGCTGGCGGCGCTTCCGTTCTCGCACGCCCTCGGATCGGTCGTCCCCGGCGTCGGTGGTCCGGCGTGGCTCACCGCCCCGGTTCTCGCCTTACTGCTGGTCTTGGCCGGCCTCTCGCTCGGAAACAGCCTGCTGAACGTCGCCCTCTCGACGCTCGTCTCGCGGTCGGTTCCCGCCGACAGGCAGGGCAACGCCTTCGGCGTCACACAAGGCGCGGGGAGTCTCGGGCGAACCGTCGGCCCGCCGTCGATGGCGGCGCTGTACGTCCTCGCGTACTGGTCGCCGTTCGTCGCCGGCGCGGTACTCGTCGTTCCGGTCGTCGCCATCCTCGCGGTCGGAACCGCTCGAATCGCTCGCTACGGCGACGACGACGGGAGACGCGAGGCGGACGCGAGAGAGAAGTAA